A genomic segment from Bradyrhizobium sp. CB1015 encodes:
- a CDS encoding non-ribosomal peptide synthetase, giving the protein MALSDIATGADEASAGTTAETKIFAHISGLLEFYARRTPAAPALLAPGRPALSYGALAESIRQLVRTLRERGIGPADRIAVALPRGADTALALIAVASGCACVPVNPDLTADELQGYFSELKLTALVTRADMNSASRDVARVLDIAVIDFVAGPANDLGGCAFIAPAIGPASANGGSRGDDDAFILLTSGTAARPKMVPLTHRNVCLSAYNAGHVLSLTTHDRLLNVLPLFHAHGLISGLLTALAAGSSAICTDGFDASSFFGWMRQLQPTWYTAVPTIHRALLTAAEANPDRARPSSLRVIRSASASLAPAILAGLEATFGVPVLETYGMTEAASQIAANPFELRKVGSVGRAAGPEIAIMDETGRTLASGAHGEIMLRGPNMSRGYYNDEAATRAAFRNGWFRTGDLGYLDDDGYLFIVGRIKDVINRGGQKISPLEVEDVLLSHPAVLEAGVFAVPHEKLGENVAAIVVLRPNAEATSDQLRQFARKRLAAYKVPSLIRSVPALPKGASGKVKRNALAGLIATVDAGDETRLPRTAIESQLAEIWAGLLELPQVGADQDVFALGADSLAVTQMRSRLRDRFNADFSFEDIFDCPTVAALAARIETAASRRETALPAWRRLSGADAPLSFQQQRMYVLSRLDPTRYNYNVVEVAVLKGLVDAAALSASLAAISTRHEALRSVFVERQGEPVQLVLSSTPRLERIKLKPCPADRRPAAIRREALKLAQHEFDLAREPPLKVTLLSFDKNSHALVVNVHHLATDGWSQRLFWEELAVHYAVARKKHLAAPPPPAFQYRDFALWQQSWAQTPAAREQLDYWRAQLDGVTMLPLRTDRPRPEVWSGHGARHYLEFSKSLSAELRTLSQNQGVTPFMTLLAAFQCLLFRHTSHEDVATGSLIANRNQIETERLIGLFANTLILRNDFSGDPSFGEMLRRVRQVTLDAYRNQDLPIEEVLRALRVARRSDGNPLFRIMFILQNASIEAARFPGLSTRRLEVDPRVARFDITLELVEADGRFTGFFEYATDLFDAPTIEGMAAQFKTLLKAVIANPEQRISRLPLLTEAERRQLLAKGRGVPANFTTRGNLSERFDRQARKTPNAVAVSDGRTSLTYRQLAHRSRAAARWLAREGVGAESVVALLAERGPDLLAAMIAVQRVGAAFLNLDPDQPTARLSTILGSSCARMLLTGRAQSAMVEALLEPLVERIQVAELDDAVAPRADKPARATRRAASSLAYLVYTSGSSGAPKGVMIEQRGLSNHLASLISELGLSPKDVIAQTAPQSFVISIWQFLAGPMVGARVHVCGNAIVQDPILLAREIEREGITVLEIVPSLLRVILDRMDEAPMRRAFSRLRLLISTGEPLPVDLCRAWFAHCPRVPLINAYGASECSDDVSLHRLTKAPATATANVPVGAPLPNIQLYVLDAHLQPQPIGVTGELCIGGAGIGRGYINDPAQSRQRFLPDPFSRQAGSRLYRTGDLARRRADGTIECLGRADHQVKVRGYRIELKEIENALTEHRSVRAAIIEPRREASGDIRLIAHIVANPGSRSSASELRDFLKSRLPGHAVPSAFLFLDQVPLNAHGKIDRSALLASVPPETSGPDAAVPARHFTEKVLSDIWIDLLKVESIGVTDNFFDLGGHSLLAGQVMARLARALGVSLPIKTIFEAPTIEGLARRVDHAVATKPHKPAASLPRSAAGGPPAPSIAQDQMLQIERNLPGLPQFNLPFAFRLQGPLDSAALAKAIDEVVRRHESLRTAFAWSGDAPESRIAAPRALGRIMTVETIGDGHPHNNKRRKALELRKIDLLIQRETYTPIDITRAPLLRARLLRLHDDDHVLLLTLHHAVVDGWSIGVLFEELSSRYAALAGYPSAPLPKPPPAFSDVARWQRWWCGTDAARRQAADWTENLRGAGPVFGGESSPGASTGHHPVSLERELIARLTAFAGQHNCTLFMCLLTGLKAMLLARTGRTDIAVATAMANRAQPDTDRIIGPFENTVIVRTTITPDLSFAQALMRVRQSVLNAHARQELPFNVLADRLEQEGIDPASLLQVYFTLQNPLRQPLDLPDLATESIGNVAREGQPVLPIDQTWLSLMLKERPTGITGSCNYKRDLLEDRVVGEWMEDLVALLTAAIAQPNAPLGRLLARRAA; this is encoded by the coding sequence ATGGCGTTGTCGGATATTGCAACCGGAGCGGACGAAGCATCCGCCGGCACCACGGCCGAAACGAAGATATTTGCGCATATCAGCGGCCTTCTCGAATTCTACGCCCGCAGGACGCCGGCGGCGCCCGCACTCCTCGCTCCCGGCCGGCCGGCGCTCAGCTATGGCGCGCTGGCCGAATCGATCCGGCAATTGGTCCGTACCTTGCGTGAGCGCGGCATCGGTCCCGCAGACCGCATCGCGGTCGCGTTGCCGCGCGGCGCGGATACTGCGCTGGCACTGATCGCAGTCGCATCAGGCTGCGCCTGCGTCCCCGTCAACCCCGATCTGACGGCGGACGAGCTGCAAGGCTATTTCAGCGAACTAAAGCTGACGGCGCTCGTGACCCGGGCAGACATGAACTCGGCGAGCCGTGATGTCGCCAGGGTGCTCGATATCGCCGTGATCGATTTCGTGGCGGGGCCCGCCAACGATCTCGGCGGCTGCGCGTTCATCGCTCCGGCGATCGGGCCGGCGAGTGCCAACGGCGGTTCGCGCGGCGACGACGATGCGTTCATCCTGCTGACGTCAGGCACGGCGGCACGGCCGAAAATGGTGCCGCTGACCCACCGCAATGTCTGCCTCTCCGCTTACAATGCCGGCCACGTGCTGTCGCTCACGACGCATGATCGCCTGCTCAACGTCCTGCCGCTGTTTCATGCCCATGGCTTGATCTCCGGCCTGCTCACGGCACTCGCCGCAGGCTCCAGCGCAATCTGCACCGACGGCTTTGACGCATCGTCCTTCTTCGGCTGGATGCGGCAGCTGCAGCCGACCTGGTACACGGCGGTGCCGACCATTCATCGCGCATTGCTGACGGCGGCGGAGGCGAATCCCGACCGCGCCCGACCGTCGTCGCTGCGCGTGATCCGGTCGGCCTCGGCCTCGCTCGCCCCGGCGATTCTCGCCGGGCTGGAGGCGACGTTCGGCGTTCCCGTGCTCGAGACCTACGGCATGACCGAGGCGGCCTCGCAGATCGCGGCCAATCCGTTCGAGCTGCGCAAGGTCGGATCGGTCGGCCGCGCCGCCGGCCCGGAGATCGCGATCATGGACGAGACGGGCCGCACGCTCGCGAGCGGCGCGCACGGCGAGATCATGCTGCGCGGGCCGAACATGAGCCGCGGCTATTATAATGACGAGGCGGCGACGCGGGCCGCGTTCCGCAACGGCTGGTTCAGAACCGGCGACCTAGGCTATCTCGATGACGACGGCTATCTCTTCATCGTCGGCCGCATCAAGGACGTCATCAACCGCGGCGGGCAGAAGATCTCGCCGCTGGAGGTGGAAGACGTCCTGCTCAGCCATCCGGCGGTGCTGGAGGCCGGCGTGTTCGCGGTCCCGCACGAGAAGCTCGGCGAGAACGTCGCCGCAATCGTGGTGCTGCGGCCGAACGCCGAGGCGACCTCGGACCAGCTGCGCCAATTCGCACGAAAGCGGCTTGCAGCCTACAAGGTGCCGAGCCTGATCCGAAGCGTGCCAGCGCTGCCGAAGGGCGCCAGCGGCAAGGTCAAGCGCAATGCCCTCGCCGGGCTGATTGCAACCGTAGACGCGGGCGACGAGACCCGGCTGCCGCGCACTGCGATCGAGAGCCAGCTCGCCGAGATCTGGGCCGGCCTGCTGGAGCTGCCGCAGGTCGGCGCCGACCAGGACGTCTTCGCGCTCGGCGCGGATTCGCTCGCGGTGACACAGATGCGCTCGCGCCTGCGCGACCGCTTCAATGCCGACTTTTCGTTCGAGGACATCTTCGATTGCCCGACGGTCGCAGCGCTTGCGGCCCGGATCGAGACCGCCGCAAGCCGGCGCGAGACGGCACTGCCGGCCTGGCGCCGGCTTTCGGGCGCCGACGCACCGCTGTCGTTCCAGCAGCAGCGCATGTACGTGCTCTCGCGGCTGGACCCGACCCGGTACAATTATAACGTCGTCGAAGTCGCCGTTCTCAAGGGCCTGGTCGACGCCGCCGCGCTGTCTGCGAGCCTCGCTGCGATCTCAACGCGCCATGAGGCGCTGCGCTCGGTCTTCGTCGAGCGCCAAGGCGAGCCGGTGCAGCTTGTGCTGTCATCGACGCCGCGCTTGGAGCGCATCAAGCTCAAGCCATGCCCCGCGGACAGGCGGCCTGCGGCAATCCGGCGCGAGGCGCTCAAGCTTGCACAACATGAGTTCGACCTGGCCCGCGAGCCGCCCCTGAAGGTCACATTGCTGTCGTTCGACAAGAACAGTCATGCGCTGGTGGTCAACGTCCATCACCTTGCCACCGATGGCTGGTCGCAGCGGCTGTTCTGGGAGGAGCTCGCCGTCCATTATGCCGTGGCGCGCAAGAAGCATTTGGCCGCACCGCCTCCGCCCGCCTTCCAATATCGCGACTTCGCGCTCTGGCAGCAAAGCTGGGCGCAGACGCCGGCGGCCAGGGAGCAGCTCGATTATTGGCGCGCCCAGCTCGACGGCGTCACCATGCTGCCGCTGCGAACCGACAGGCCGAGGCCTGAGGTCTGGAGCGGGCACGGCGCGCGCCACTATCTCGAATTCTCGAAATCCCTGTCGGCCGAGCTGCGTACGCTGAGCCAGAACCAGGGCGTCACGCCGTTCATGACGCTGCTCGCCGCCTTCCAGTGCCTGTTGTTCCGCCACACCTCGCATGAGGACGTCGCCACGGGATCGCTGATCGCCAACCGCAACCAGATCGAGACCGAACGCCTGATCGGGCTGTTCGCCAACACCCTGATCTTGCGCAACGATTTCAGCGGCGATCCGAGCTTCGGCGAGATGTTGCGGCGGGTGCGGCAAGTCACGCTGGACGCCTACCGCAACCAGGACCTTCCGATCGAGGAGGTGCTGCGCGCATTGCGGGTCGCGCGCCGCAGCGACGGCAATCCGCTGTTCCGGATCATGTTCATCCTCCAGAACGCCTCGATCGAGGCGGCGCGCTTTCCCGGCCTGTCGACGCGGCGGCTGGAGGTCGATCCCAGGGTGGCGCGTTTCGACATCACGCTCGAACTGGTCGAGGCCGATGGCCGCTTCACCGGCTTCTTCGAATACGCCACCGATCTGTTCGACGCCCCGACGATCGAAGGCATGGCCGCCCAGTTCAAGACGCTGCTCAAGGCCGTCATCGCCAATCCGGAGCAGCGCATCTCGCGCCTGCCGCTCCTGACCGAAGCCGAACGCCGGCAATTGCTGGCGAAAGGTCGGGGCGTACCGGCCAATTTCACCACCCGCGGCAACTTAAGCGAACGCTTCGACCGCCAGGCCAGGAAGACGCCGAACGCCGTCGCGGTCTCGGACGGTCGCACGTCCCTGACCTATCGCCAGCTGGCGCACCGCAGCCGGGCGGCCGCCCGCTGGCTGGCCCGCGAGGGCGTCGGCGCCGAGAGCGTGGTTGCCCTGCTCGCGGAGCGCGGGCCCGACCTGCTCGCCGCGATGATCGCGGTGCAGCGCGTCGGCGCGGCCTTCCTCAATCTCGATCCGGACCAGCCGACGGCACGGCTCTCGACCATCCTCGGATCGAGCTGTGCCCGTATGCTGCTGACCGGGCGGGCTCAGTCTGCCATGGTCGAGGCCCTGCTCGAACCGCTGGTCGAGCGCATCCAGGTGGCCGAGCTCGACGACGCGGTCGCGCCAAGGGCAGACAAGCCGGCTCGCGCCACACGGCGCGCCGCCTCGAGCCTTGCCTATCTCGTCTATACGTCGGGCTCCTCCGGCGCGCCGAAGGGCGTCATGATCGAGCAGCGCGGTCTGTCGAACCATCTGGCCTCGCTCATCTCCGAGCTCGGTCTCTCGCCTAAGGACGTGATCGCGCAGACCGCGCCGCAGAGCTTCGTCATCTCGATCTGGCAATTCCTCGCCGGGCCGATGGTCGGCGCGCGCGTCCATGTCTGCGGCAACGCGATCGTGCAGGACCCGATCCTGCTGGCGCGCGAGATCGAGCGCGAGGGCATCACGGTGCTCGAGATCGTGCCCTCGCTGCTGCGCGTCATTCTCGATCGCATGGACGAGGCGCCGATGCGGCGCGCCTTCTCCAGATTGCGGCTGCTGATCTCGACCGGCGAGCCGTTGCCCGTCGACCTCTGTCGCGCCTGGTTTGCCCATTGCCCGCGGGTGCCGCTGATCAATGCCTACGGCGCGTCGGAATGCTCCGACGACGTCTCCCTGCATCGCCTGACCAAGGCGCCGGCGACCGCGACGGCCAACGTTCCGGTCGGCGCGCCGCTGCCGAACATTCAGCTTTACGTGCTCGACGCGCACCTCCAGCCGCAACCGATCGGCGTGACCGGCGAGCTCTGCATCGGCGGCGCCGGAATCGGCCGCGGCTACATCAACGATCCCGCGCAGAGCCGGCAGCGCTTTCTGCCCGATCCGTTCTCGCGCCAGGCCGGCAGCCGGCTCTACCGGACCGGCGATCTGGCCCGGCGCCGCGCCGACGGGACGATCGAATGCCTGGGCCGGGCCGACCATCAGGTCAAGGTCCGCGGCTATCGTATCGAGCTGAAGGAGATCGAGAACGCGCTGACCGAGCATCGAAGCGTGCGCGCCGCCATCATCGAACCGCGCCGCGAGGCGAGCGGCGATATCAGGCTGATCGCCCATATCGTCGCCAATCCCGGCAGCCGGAGCAGCGCCAGCGAGCTGCGCGACTTCCTGAAGAGCCGGCTGCCCGGCCACGCCGTCCCCTCCGCCTTCCTGTTCCTGGATCAGGTGCCGCTCAACGCCCATGGCAAGATCGACCGCTCCGCGCTGCTGGCGTCCGTCCCGCCGGAAACGTCGGGCCCGGATGCGGCCGTCCCGGCGCGGCACTTCACCGAAAAGGTGCTTTCCGACATCTGGATCGACCTGCTGAAGGTCGAGAGCATCGGTGTCACCGACAATTTCTTCGATCTCGGCGGCCATTCGCTGCTGGCTGGCCAGGTGATGGCGCGCCTCGCGCGGGCGCTCGGCGTGTCGCTGCCGATCAAGACCATCTTCGAGGCGCCGACGATCGAAGGGTTGGCGCGGCGGGTCGACCATGCCGTGGCCACGAAGCCGCACAAGCCTGCCGCAAGCCTGCCACGATCAGCTGCAGGCGGGCCGCCTGCGCCTTCCATCGCGCAGGACCAGATGCTGCAGATCGAACGGAATCTGCCGGGGCTGCCGCAGTTCAACCTGCCCTTCGCCTTCCGTCTGCAGGGCCCGCTCGATTCGGCCGCCCTGGCAAAGGCGATCGACGAGGTGGTGCGCCGGCACGAATCGCTCCGCACCGCGTTCGCCTGGAGCGGCGATGCGCCCGAAAGCCGAATCGCCGCGCCGCGCGCGCTCGGCCGGATCATGACCGTCGAGACGATCGGCGACGGTCATCCCCACAACAACAAGCGGCGCAAGGCGCTCGAGCTCAGGAAGATCGATCTCCTGATCCAGCGAGAGACCTATACCCCGATCGACATCACGCGCGCGCCGCTGTTGCGCGCCCGGCTGCTGCGGCTCCACGACGACGATCACGTGCTGCTGCTGACGCTGCATCATGCCGTCGTCGACGGCTGGTCGATCGGCGTGCTGTTCGAGGAATTGTCGAGCCGCTATGCGGCGCTGGCCGGATATCCGTCCGCGCCATTGCCGAAGCCGCCACCTGCCTTTTCGGATGTCGCACGCTGGCAGCGCTGGTGGTGCGGCACCGACGCGGCGCGCCGCCAGGCTGCCGACTGGACCGAGAATTTGCGTGGAGCGGGCCCCGTCTTCGGCGGCGAATCGAGCCCGGGCGCCTCCACCGGGCATCATCCGGTCAGCCTCGAGCGCGAGCTGATCGCCCGGCTGACGGCGTTCGCCGGCCAGCACAATTGCACGCTGTTCATGTGCCTGCTCACAGGCCTCAAAGCCATGCTGCTGGCCCGGACGGGCCGCACCGACATCGCGGTCGCGACCGCCATGGCCAATCGTGCCCAGCCGGACACCGACCGAATCATCGGTCCGTTCGAGAACACGGTGATCGTCCGCACGACGATCACGCCCGACCTGTCGTTCGCGCAGGCCTTGATGCGGGTGCGCCAGAGCGTGCTCAACGCGCATGCGCGGCAGGAGCTGCCGTTCAACGTCCTGGCCGATCGATTGGAGCAGGAGGGGATCGATCCGGCCTCGCTGCTCCAGGTCTATTTCACGCTGCAGAATCCGCTGCGCCAGCCGCTCGATCTGCCGGATCTCGCGACAGAATCGATCGGCAACGTCGCGCGCGAAGGCCAGCCGGTGCTGCCGATCGACCAGACCTGGCTGTCGCTGATGCTCAAGGAGCGCCCGACCGGCATCACCGGCTCATGCAATTACAAGCGCGATTTGCTCGAGGACCGAGTGGTCGGCGAATGGATGGAGGATCTCGTCGCGCTGCTGACGGCGGCTATCGCCCAGCCCAACGCACCGCTCGGCAGGTTGCTCGCGCGCAGGGCCGCTTGA
- a CDS encoding 4'-phosphopantetheinyl transferase superfamily protein: protein MADDRIELFVGLIETIDVPGAVEASRRLLSVDERARADRFVFERHRRQYIFAHAMLRLALSQVASNVAPTDWSFGAGRYGRPFVAAPATSTALHFSLSHADGCVACVVSRHEAVGVDVETVSRRIAPLSTALRFFAPEEIEALRGLPEPAAIERFFDYWTLKEAYLKARGFGLNLPLDAFAMQVSREAIGISFKPDIIDDPDGWRFSLCSPSPSHRLAIADGSRADGGLPISRHAWPLREAAE, encoded by the coding sequence ATGGCAGACGACAGAATCGAACTCTTTGTCGGACTGATCGAGACCATTGACGTGCCGGGCGCGGTCGAGGCGTCCCGACGCCTGCTCTCGGTCGACGAACGGGCCCGGGCCGATCGCTTCGTGTTCGAGCGGCATCGGCGGCAGTACATTTTCGCACATGCCATGTTGCGCCTCGCGCTGTCGCAGGTCGCTTCCAACGTCGCGCCCACCGACTGGTCGTTTGGCGCGGGCCGCTATGGCCGGCCGTTCGTCGCAGCACCGGCCACCTCGACCGCGCTGCATTTCAGCCTGTCGCATGCCGACGGCTGCGTCGCCTGCGTGGTGTCGCGGCATGAGGCCGTCGGGGTCGACGTCGAAACCGTGTCGCGGCGCATCGCGCCGCTGTCCACTGCGCTTCGCTTCTTTGCGCCGGAGGAGATCGAAGCCTTGCGCGGACTGCCGGAGCCCGCGGCCATTGAGCGCTTCTTCGACTATTGGACGCTCAAGGAGGCCTATCTGAAGGCCAGGGGCTTTGGGCTCAATCTGCCGCTCGACGCCTTCGCCATGCAGGTGTCACGCGAGGCCATCGGGATCAGCTTCAAGCCTGACATCATCGACGATCCGGACGGCTGGCGCTTCTCGCTGTGCTCGCCATCGCCCTCGCATCGCCTTGCGATCGCCGACGGCTCCCGCGCGGACGGCGGCCTTCCCATCAGCCGCCATGCCTGGCCTCTCCGCGAAGCCGCGGAGTGA
- a CDS encoding histone deacetylase family protein, translated as MKAVHTELHRSHDPQFFLVRGVVKRTTEQPERADRLLKGLKDGRHQLVEPKTFGQGPRARVHSPEYLSFLSEAWDAWTALGDSGPEMIGNIHPVRHAATYPTHIVGKLGWHTADTAAPIGPGTWAAACAATDVAVTAAQMVMDGEDAVYALCRPPGHHAYRDMAGGFCFLNNSAIAAAHLRQKHERVVILDVDVHHGNGTQGIFYARPDVYTISIHADPVAYYPYVWGYAHERGEGPGLGTNLNIPLPIGTGDDGYLQALDIARKAIEAFAPGALVVALGLDASEHDPLKGLAVTTPGFRRIGQAIAKMGLPTVLVQEGGYLSDILGANLTSVLAGFEDAR; from the coding sequence GTGAAAGCCGTCCATACCGAACTGCACCGCAGCCACGATCCGCAATTCTTCCTGGTGCGCGGTGTCGTCAAGCGCACCACCGAGCAGCCCGAGCGCGCCGACCGCCTGCTCAAGGGATTGAAGGACGGCAGGCATCAACTGGTCGAGCCCAAGACGTTCGGGCAGGGACCGCGCGCACGCGTTCACAGTCCGGAATACCTGTCGTTCCTCAGCGAAGCCTGGGATGCCTGGACGGCGCTCGGCGATTCCGGCCCGGAGATGATCGGCAATATCCATCCCGTGCGCCATGCCGCGACCTATCCGACCCATATCGTCGGCAAGCTCGGCTGGCACACCGCCGACACCGCGGCGCCGATCGGCCCGGGCACGTGGGCCGCGGCCTGCGCCGCCACCGACGTTGCGGTCACCGCCGCGCAGATGGTGATGGATGGCGAGGACGCCGTCTACGCGCTCTGCCGTCCGCCCGGCCATCACGCCTATCGCGACATGGCCGGCGGCTTCTGCTTCCTCAACAACAGCGCGATCGCGGCGGCGCATCTGCGGCAGAAGCACGAGCGCGTCGTGATCCTCGACGTCGATGTCCATCACGGCAACGGCACGCAAGGCATCTTTTATGCCCGGCCGGACGTCTACACGATCTCGATCCACGCCGACCCCGTTGCGTATTATCCCTACGTATGGGGCTATGCGCATGAGCGCGGCGAGGGACCCGGCCTCGGCACCAATCTCAACATTCCGCTTCCCATCGGCACCGGCGATGATGGCTATCTCCAGGCGCTGGACATCGCGCGCAAGGCGATCGAAGCCTTTGCACCCGGCGCCCTCGTGGTCGCACTTGGCCTCGATGCCTCCGAGCACGATCCGCTGAAGGGATTGGCCGTCACCACACCTGGCTTCCGCCGCATCGGCCAGGCCATTGCGAAGATGGGCCTGCCGACCGTCTTGGTCCAGGAAGGCGGCTATCTCTCGGATATCCTCGGTGCCAACCTGACCTCTGTGCTGGCGGGCTTCGAAGATGCGCGGTGA
- a CDS encoding SMP-30/gluconolactonase/LRE family protein: MAITSGRNFWCLCSSILLVATPPAAAETKLFESAQVTPASEYTFGIEGPAADLDGNLYVVNLGKAGTIGKLPAGGAASELFTTLPDGSVGNAIRFDRSGTMFIADYKKHNIFAIPKGATGPAVWFHSAEMNQPNDITIARDGTIYASDPNWKGREGHIWRIVRGADGTAQGQVMSAPRAMGTTNGIDLSPDGKTLYVGESSSGQIWSYTISGNALTAAKLVKAFQPDTIDGLRTDVAGRLYVARILKGTIALMKPNGAVEREIPLKAKEPTNLAFGGSDGKTVFVTQRQGGFIESFRTDQQGREHCLQRGRC, from the coding sequence ATGGCTATTACATCCGGCAGGAACTTCTGGTGCCTGTGCAGTAGCATTCTGCTCGTTGCGACGCCGCCGGCCGCTGCCGAAACAAAACTGTTCGAAAGCGCACAGGTGACGCCCGCCAGCGAGTACACCTTCGGCATCGAAGGGCCGGCCGCCGATCTCGACGGCAACCTGTATGTCGTCAATCTCGGCAAGGCCGGCACCATCGGCAAATTGCCCGCGGGTGGCGCCGCCTCGGAGCTGTTCACGACGCTCCCCGACGGCAGCGTCGGCAACGCGATCCGTTTCGATCGCAGCGGCACCATGTTCATTGCCGACTACAAGAAGCACAACATCTTCGCGATCCCCAAGGGCGCGACCGGGCCCGCGGTGTGGTTTCACTCCGCCGAGATGAACCAGCCCAACGACATCACCATCGCGCGCGACGGCACGATCTATGCGAGCGATCCGAACTGGAAGGGGCGCGAAGGCCACATCTGGCGCATCGTCAGGGGAGCGGACGGGACGGCGCAGGGCCAGGTGATGTCGGCGCCGCGCGCGATGGGCACCACCAACGGCATCGACCTCAGCCCTGATGGCAAGACGCTCTATGTCGGGGAATCCAGCAGCGGCCAGATCTGGTCCTATACGATCAGCGGCAACGCGCTCACCGCGGCAAAACTGGTCAAGGCGTTTCAGCCCGACACCATCGACGGCCTGCGCACCGATGTCGCCGGCCGCCTCTACGTCGCACGCATTCTCAAGGGCACGATCGCGCTGATGAAGCCGAACGGCGCGGTCGAGCGCGAGATCCCGCTGAAGGCCAAGGAGCCGACCAACCTCGCCTTCGGCGGCAGCGACGGCAAGACCGTCTTCGTCACCCAGCGCCAGGGCGGCTTCATCGAATCCTTCCGCACCGACCAGCAGGGCCGCGAGCACTGTCTTCAGCGTGGCCGTTGCTGA